The Candidatus Neomarinimicrobiota bacterium genome has a segment encoding these proteins:
- the arsC gene encoding arsenate reductase (glutaredoxin) (This arsenate reductase requires both glutathione and glutaredoxin to convert arsenate to arsenite, after which the efflux transporter formed by ArsA and ArsB can extrude the arsenite from the cell, providing resistance.): protein NPRUGKSRQTLQLLRDNSIEPKIIEYLKDVPSNGDFNALAVKLGMHPADFVRKGEADFKENGIADILDDDEKMFIAMNQFPKIMERPIIVKGDKAVLGRPPENVMGLI from the coding sequence AACCCCAGATGAGGCAAGAGTAGGCAGACCCTGCAACTGTTGCGTGACAACAGTATTGAACCAAAAATTATAGAATATTTGAAGGACGTACCTTCAAATGGCGATTTTAATGCACTTGCGGTTAAACTGGGAATGCACCCCGCAGATTTCGTCCGTAAAGGTGAAGCAGATTTTAAAGAAAACGGTATTGCCGATATTTTAGATGATGATGAAAAAATGTTTATTGCTATGAATCAATTTCCGAAAATAATGGAACGACCTATTATAGTTAAAGGTGATAAAGCTGTTTTGGGAAGACCGCCAGAGAATGTGATGGGGTTAATATAA
- a CDS encoding threonine synthase has translation MIYKCTSCHQKINDPPVPVWLCPCGKPLEVHYEGEREVRPIEVDLKESSLWRYESVLPQIKERVTLGEGKTPLISVGNNTYVKDETVNPTGSFKDRGMALAVSMAKAQGVETICLPSAGNAGISAAAYCQKAGIQCNVFLPEIIPESFKKETDRYGANLVLKGQTISDAAKAMQEAKEPGWFDISTLKEPFRVEGKKTLGYEIAEQMNWSLPDVIIYPTGGGTGLIGMWKAFKEMVGMGWILEPLPRLVAAQSDGCAPVVKAFQAMEKSTEFWENSETVALGLNVPGPLGGRWILETLSACNGIAVSAKESELEMMTDEFRGETGINVSAEGGVVWATYKALKKTGWIGSNDKTILFATGIERG, from the coding sequence ATGATTTACAAATGCACATCATGTCACCAAAAGATTAATGACCCCCCGGTACCCGTCTGGTTGTGTCCCTGCGGCAAACCACTCGAAGTTCATTATGAAGGGGAGAGAGAGGTGCGGCCAATTGAGGTTGATTTAAAAGAATCATCATTATGGCGGTATGAATCCGTGTTACCCCAAATAAAGGAAAGGGTAACTTTAGGCGAGGGTAAAACGCCCCTAATTTCAGTTGGAAATAATACTTATGTAAAAGATGAAACGGTGAATCCCACTGGCTCTTTCAAAGACCGGGGTATGGCTTTGGCTGTTTCCATGGCGAAGGCTCAAGGGGTTGAAACTATTTGTCTACCATCGGCGGGGAATGCAGGGATTTCAGCCGCGGCTTATTGTCAAAAAGCAGGGATTCAATGTAATGTATTTCTCCCGGAAATAATTCCAGAATCGTTTAAAAAAGAAACAGATCGATATGGGGCAAATCTTGTTTTAAAGGGACAAACAATTTCTGATGCTGCCAAAGCAATGCAAGAGGCCAAAGAGCCGGGATGGTTTGATATATCGACATTAAAAGAACCATTTCGTGTTGAGGGGAAAAAGACATTGGGTTATGAAATTGCAGAACAAATGAATTGGTCTTTACCTGATGTTATAATTTATCCCACCGGCGGCGGTACGGGATTGATAGGTATGTGGAAAGCATTTAAAGAAATGGTGGGAATGGGATGGATATTAGAACCGCTCCCCCGTTTGGTTGCGGCTCAGTCTGATGGTTGTGCGCCGGTGGTTAAAGCCTTTCAAGCCATGGAAAAATCAACTGAATTCTGGGAAAATAGCGAGACGGTAGCATTGGGCTTAAATGTTCCAGGTCCTTTGGGTGGCCGTTGGATATTGGAGACACTATCAGCTTGTAATGGAATTGCCGTGTCAGCAAAAGAATCAGAATTGGAAATGATGACGGATGAATTTCGGGGAGAAACCGGTATTAATGTTAGCGCAGAAGGTGGCGTTGTAT
- a CDS encoding asparaginase has protein sequence MSIRIFITGGTFDKEYNEITGKLYFKDTHMREILDLGRSKIDVSIRTLMMVDSLDMTDSDRNLILDNCNRTVGDQIIITHGTDTMTDTAKILATGQLEKTIVLTGAMIPFKFGTSDGLFNLGSALGFVQSLPHGVYIVMNGRCFDYDKVKKNKETGVFEPL, from the coding sequence ATGAGCATTCGCATATTCATTACTGGCGGCACATTCGACAAAGAGTACAACGAAATTACCGGGAAGCTATATTTTAAAGATACCCACATGCGTGAAATTTTGGATCTTGGGCGGTCTAAAATTGATGTAAGTATTCGAACATTAATGATGGTAGACAGTCTAGATATGACAGACTCGGATCGGAATTTGATTTTAGATAATTGTAATCGAACGGTTGGGGATCAAATTATCATTACCCACGGCACTGATACTATGACCGATACAGCTAAAATTCTGGCCACAGGGCAGCTAGAAAAAACAATTGTCCTTACGGGGGCAATGATTCCATTTAAATTTGGCACGTCAGATGGTTTATTTAATTTGGGGAGTGCGCTGGGGTTTGTCCAGAGTTTACCCCACGGTGTTTATATTGTCATGAATGGCCGCTGTTTTGATTACGACAAAGTAAAGAAGAATAAAGAAACAGGTGTTTTTGAACCTTTATAA
- a CDS encoding M20/M25/M40 family metallo-hydrolase has product MKNVLKGILGLGAVLTAILLFNTYNIETVRPMGNTVKLENIDIQKAVDRLSGGIKIPTISQMNSDKIDYTHFVNFNRYLRREFPRVFNTLESYTINKHSLILKWNGAQPLKKPVLFMAHMDVVPIDGQSLDQWTHPPFGGKADEEIIWGRGTMDCKGNLFAIMESVDQLISNGFQPAQTIYIAFGHDEEIGGNEGAKKSAEYFRNNSIDFDLILDEGGGITSGKSFGIEKAVAFVAVSEKGYMTLELVATGTGGHSSMPKKETTIGILANAITKLQANPLPAKLDGPTKLMFKAIGGEMSFLPRVIMANQWLFEGLIERIFSSSPAGSAVIRTTTAPTIISGGIKDNVIPAQARAMINFRIIPGDTPEGIVKMVKDIIDDPRVEVKHPEGQFGREPAPVSDPTADQFKFLTQNIYDVFPEVVVVPGISPGGTDTKHFLDLSPNIYRFSGIGKTDDSDMKRIHGIDERIGVKAYEKGIQFYIHLMKSLGKSQKL; this is encoded by the coding sequence ATGAAAAATGTTTTAAAAGGAATTCTTGGACTGGGAGCAGTTTTAACCGCCATTTTATTATTTAATACCTATAATATTGAAACTGTAAGACCCATGGGCAACACCGTCAAATTGGAAAATATTGATATTCAAAAAGCGGTTGATCGTCTTTCTGGTGGAATTAAAATCCCCACCATATCTCAGATGAACTCGGATAAAATTGACTATACACATTTTGTGAACTTTAACCGGTACCTCCGACGAGAATTCCCCAGAGTATTTAATACACTTGAGTCATACACAATCAATAAACATAGTCTCATATTAAAGTGGAACGGGGCGCAACCATTGAAAAAACCTGTTCTGTTTATGGCCCACATGGATGTGGTGCCCATTGATGGCCAATCTTTAGATCAATGGACTCACCCGCCATTTGGCGGCAAAGCTGATGAAGAGATTATATGGGGCCGTGGAACCATGGATTGCAAAGGTAATTTATTTGCCATCATGGAATCGGTAGATCAACTAATATCCAATGGCTTTCAGCCCGCCCAAACCATATATATTGCATTTGGACATGATGAAGAAATTGGGGGAAATGAAGGGGCAAAAAAATCAGCAGAATATTTTCGGAACAACAGTATCGACTTCGATTTAATTCTGGATGAGGGTGGCGGTATTACTTCAGGAAAATCATTTGGTATAGAAAAAGCCGTTGCCTTTGTGGCCGTGAGTGAAAAAGGATATATGACCTTGGAGTTAGTGGCGACAGGAACGGGTGGCCATTCATCCATGCCCAAAAAAGAAACAACTATCGGTATCTTGGCAAATGCCATCACCAAACTTCAGGCGAACCCGTTGCCCGCTAAACTTGATGGACCTACAAAACTTATGTTTAAAGCTATCGGTGGCGAAATGAGTTTCTTACCCCGTGTCATTATGGCCAATCAATGGTTATTCGAAGGGTTGATTGAGAGAATATTTTCATCATCTCCCGCAGGTAGTGCCGTAATACGCACCACCACGGCGCCCACCATTATTTCTGGTGGTATAAAAGATAACGTAATTCCGGCACAAGCCAGGGCCATGATTAACTTCAGAATCATCCCCGGTGATACGCCAGAGGGTATTGTAAAAATGGTTAAAGATATTATTGACGATCCGCGGGTAGAGGTAAAACATCCAGAGGGACAATTTGGCCGAGAACCGGCACCCGTATCTGACCCAACAGCGGATCAATTCAAATTTCTAACCCAAAATATTTATGATGTTTTTCCGGAAGTAGTGGTAGTTCCAGGTATCAGCCCCGGGGGAACGGACACAAAACATTTTTTGGATCTTTCTCCAAATATTTATCGATTTTCTGGTATCGGAAAAACCGATGATAGCGATATGAAACGCATCCACGGTATCGATGAGCGAATCGGGGTAAAAGCATATGAAAAGGGGATTCAATTTTATATCCATTTGATGAAATCCCTGGGTAAAAGTCAAAAATTATAA
- a CDS encoding aminopeptidase P family protein — protein MKNFLFIFLISSVLVADNLMSNILSMRERAPVRDALLKDRFDTVLPEIMARNNLDMWIIIAREYNEDPVIRTMLPATWLNARRRTILVIHNPGDGQPLETYAVARYDVGEVFKKAWDPKVQPNQYKALADLIKTKNPQTIGLNKSEFFAQADGLTSTEYKLFKKALPRKYHRRIVSAEKVAIGWLETRSAKEMKIYPDICRIAHDIIKEGFSAKVITPGVTTTDDVVWWYRERIRDLNLVTWFHPTVDIQRADQQNFDFLEAFSKDKADNVIRPGDLLHVDFGITYLGLNTDTQQHAYVLMPGESNAPDFLVKALAVGNRLQNILTDQFKTGQTGNEMLLSALKQAKAEGIKPQIYTHPIGYYGHGSGPTIGMWDKQEGVPVNGDYPLFPNTAYSIELNAKVFIKEWNKEVAIMLEEDAFFNGQSCDYIDPRQTEMIIIDWQENK, from the coding sequence ATGAAAAACTTTTTATTCATTTTTCTAATCTCTTCCGTCCTTGTTGCTGACAACCTTATGTCAAATATTCTATCCATGCGTGAAAGAGCACCAGTGCGGGACGCATTGCTAAAGGATCGTTTTGATACAGTCCTGCCAGAAATCATGGCGCGCAATAACCTGGATATGTGGATCATCATCGCTCGGGAATACAATGAAGATCCTGTAATCCGTACGATGCTTCCAGCAACTTGGCTCAATGCCCGACGTCGGACAATCTTAGTAATCCATAATCCCGGGGATGGCCAACCGCTAGAAACTTATGCCGTAGCTCGTTATGATGTAGGAGAGGTATTTAAAAAAGCTTGGGATCCGAAAGTACAGCCGAATCAATACAAAGCACTGGCTGACTTGATTAAAACTAAAAACCCCCAAACAATTGGGCTCAATAAAAGTGAATTCTTTGCCCAAGCCGATGGCTTGACATCAACGGAATATAAACTATTCAAAAAAGCATTACCGCGGAAATATCATAGACGAATTGTAAGTGCTGAAAAAGTCGCCATCGGATGGCTGGAAACACGTAGTGCGAAAGAAATGAAAATCTATCCTGATATCTGCCGCATTGCCCACGATATCATTAAAGAAGGCTTTTCTGCAAAGGTAATTACGCCAGGGGTAACCACCACCGATGATGTGGTGTGGTGGTATCGGGAACGTATCCGCGACCTGAACCTTGTTACATGGTTTCACCCCACTGTTGATATTCAAAGAGCAGATCAACAGAATTTTGATTTTCTGGAAGCATTTTCAAAAGATAAGGCTGACAATGTTATTCGCCCAGGGGACTTACTCCATGTTGATTTTGGCATTACATACTTAGGGCTCAATACCGACACTCAGCAGCATGCATACGTACTTATGCCCGGCGAAAGCAACGCGCCTGACTTTTTGGTCAAAGCATTAGCAGTAGGAAACAGATTGCAGAATATACTTACGGACCAATTCAAAACAGGTCAAACCGGAAACGAAATGCTTTTATCCGCCTTAAAGCAAGCCAAGGCAGAAGGGATCAAACCTCAGATTTATACCCATCCCATTGGCTATTACGGTCATGGTTCCGGGCCAACTATCGGCATGTGGGACAAACAGGAGGGGGTTCCTGTAAATGGCGATTATCCATTATTCCCAAATACGGCCTACTCCATTGAACTCAATGCAAAAGTATTTATAAAAGAATGGAATAAAGAAGTAGCCATTATGTTGGAAGAAGATGCATTTTTTAATGGGCAATCTTGTGATTACATTGATCCGAGACAAACTGAAATGATTATAATCGATTGGCAGGAAAATAAATGA